One window from the genome of Clarias gariepinus isolate MV-2021 ecotype Netherlands chromosome 15, CGAR_prim_01v2, whole genome shotgun sequence encodes:
- the dpep1 gene encoding dipeptidase 1: MRCIRDICFFLLAFTITSRGDIYKDEALKLMSETPLIDGHNDLPWQLRLQFNNELNTKDLHTLGSTHTNIEKIKRGHLSAQFWAAYVPCDSQYKDAVRQTLEQIDVIHRMCNKYPEDFMFASSSQDILDAFANNKTASLIGVEGGHSIDSSMGTLRTMYHLGVRYLTLTHSCNTPWADNWLVDTDSDPKEHNGLSDFGKQLILEMNRLGMLVDLAHVSEQVMNQVLEITKAPIMFSHSSAYSICPHKRNVPDDILIKVKNNNGIVMVNFYNDYVTCSKQANLSHVADHFDHIKKVAGSSVVGFGGDYDGVTRVPTGLEDVSKYPDLVAELLRRGWTADEVKDALGRNLIRVFKAVEMVRDNLNHTAPNDVPIALEQVKNPCRTDYGYSVLPSAAAMPSHNLLILSLTLILSLLTVRLM; encoded by the exons ATGAGGTGCATCAGGGACATATGTTTCTTCCTCTTGGCTTTTACAATTACCTCCAGAGGTGACATATACAAGGATGAAGCACTGAAACTGATGTCTGAGACACCACTCATAGATGG ACACAATGATTTGCCATGGCAACTGAGGCTGCAGTTTAACAATGAGCTAAACACTAAGGACCTGCACACACTCGGttccacacacaccaacatcGAAAAAATCAAAAGGGGACACTTATCAGCACAG TTCTGGGCTGCATATGTCCCATGTGACAGTCAGTATAAAGATGCAGTTAGACAAACCCTGGAACAGATCGATGTTATTCATAGAATGTGCAACAAATACCCAGAGGATTTCATGTTTGCTTCCAGCAGTCAAG ACATATTAGATGCCTTTGCCAACAATAAGACAGCAAGCCTGATCGGGGTAGAAGGAGGTCACTCCATAGACAGCAGTATGGGAACTTTGCGCACCATGTATCATCTGGGAGTCCGTTATCTGACCCTTACACACAGCTGCAACACACCCTG GGCAGATAACTGGCTGGTAGATACAGATTCAGATCCCAAGGAGCACAATGGCTTAAGTGACTTTGGCAAG CAACTGATACTCGAAATGAACCGGTTGGGCATGCTGGTGGACCTGGCTCATGTGTCAGAACAGGTGATGAACCAAGTGCTGGAGATCACCAAGGCCCCCATCATGTTTAGCCATTCTTCTGCCTACAGCATCTGTCCTCACAAGAGAAATGTCCCTGATGACATCCTCATAAAAGTG AAAAACAATAACGGAATTGTTATGGTAAATTTCTATAATGACTATGTCACATGTAGCAAACAAGCAAACCTCTCACATGTGGCAG ATCACTTTGACCACATCAAGAAAGTAGCTGGTTCCAGCGTAGTGGGTTTTGGTGGTGATTATGATGGTGTTACCAG GGTACCAACTGGTCTGGAAGATGTTTCCAAGTATCCCGATCTGGTAGCAGAACTGTTGAGACGTGGTTGGACAGCTGATGAGGTCAAAGATGCACTTGGAAGGAACCTGATTAGAGTGTTTAAAGCTGTTGAAATG GTACGAGACAACCTGAACCACACGGCTCCGAATGACGTCCCCATTGCTTTGGAGCAGGTGAAAAACCCCTGCAGGACTGATTATGGCTACTCAGTCTTGCCCAGTGCTGCTGCCATGCCATCTCACAACTTATTGATTTTATCCTTAACACTGATCTTATCCTTGCTGACAGTCAGGCTTATGTGA